One window from the genome of Musa acuminata AAA Group cultivar baxijiao chromosome BXJ1-4, Cavendish_Baxijiao_AAA, whole genome shotgun sequence encodes:
- the LOC135581726 gene encoding caffeoylshikimate esterase-like isoform X5 has translation MCCAMWQRYEMNSKGVEVFWKSWLPKPGTTTKAALFFCHGYGSTCTFFFEGIAKIIADAGYAVFAMDYPGFGLSQGLHGYIPSFDGMVDHVIEQYAAIRAMEGVRELRHFLLGQSMGGAVALKIHLKQPEEWDGVLLVAPMCKIAEEVTPPGPVLKALTLMSYVLPEAKLFPQKDLGVLSFRDPTKRKVAELNVISYSDQMRLRTAVELIKATQDIESQLKKDIYVDHQNPSFPSSTFILQTNKYTLLQGTIRRTMACVLEAKFRILITRKIFQVRSPLLILHGAADKVTDPNVSKILYNMANTNDKTLKLYEEGFHCILEGEPDGRILSVINDIISWLDSHSDKN, from the exons ATGTGCTGCGCCATGTGGCAGAGATACGAGATGAATTCTAAAGGAGTAGAGGTATTCTGGAAGAGCTGGCTGCCGAAGCCTGGTACCACCACCAAGGCTGCTCTTTTCTTTTGCCATGGATACGGCAGTAcctgcaccttcttctttgagg GGATTGCAAAGATAATTGCAGATGCAGGCTATGCAGTCTTTGCCATGGACTACCCCGGTTTTGGGCTCTCGCAGGGCTTGCATGGCTATATCCCGAGTTTTGATGGAATGGTAGACCATGTTATCGAGCAATATGCAGCCATCAGAG CTATGGAGGGAGTTAGAGAACTACGTCACTTCCTCTTGGGGCAATCGATGGGTGGAGCTGTTGCACTTAAAATCCACTTGAAGCAGCCAGAGGAGTGGGATGGAGTGCTTCTTGTGGCACCAATGTGCAAA ATTGCAGAAGAGGTGACACCACCAGGACCTGTTTTGAAGGCACTAACTCTCATGTCATATGTTTTACCTGAGGCAAAGTTATTTCCGCAGAAAGATCTAGGAGTCTTGTCATTCAGAGATCCAACGAAAAGAAAAGTG GCCGAGTTAAATGTGATTTCATATTCTGACCAAATGCGGTTAAGAACAGCTGTTGAACTAATAAAGGCTACGCAAGATATTGAGTCACAACTGAAGAAG GACATTTATGTTGACCATCAAAATCCCTCCTTTCCCTCATCCACATTCATTCTTCAAACCAATAAATATACTCTTCTTCAAG GAACAATCAGAAGAACCATGGCCTGCGTACTTGAAGCAAAATTCAGAATTCTGATCACTCGTAAAATCTTTCAGGTTCGTTCTCCATTGCTGATTCTTCACGGAGCTGCAGACAAAGTCACGGATCCAAATGTGAGCAAAATCCTCTACAATATGGCTAATACAAATGACAAAACCCTCAAGCTGtatgaagaaggctttcactgtaTTCTAGAGGGAGAGCCAGATGGAAGGATCTTAAGTGTCATTAATGATATCATATCATGGCTAGATTCTCATTCAGATAAGAATTAG
- the LOC135641820 gene encoding LOB domain-containing protein 41-like has product MRMSCNGCRVLRKGCSDDCSIRPCLRWIKSPESQANATVFLAKFYGRAGLMNLINAGPDHLRPAIFRSLLYEACGRIVNPIYGSVGLLLSGSWQLTQAAVEAVLKGAPIVQIPSETAASTPTPPLKAYDIRHISKDPGAGGCARAAAELHKVNKAGSRFKRSGAKAARPAAIHPLEFHESTGSDSTEPAADAGVGGGGDEECQVEESMSSADIAEASSHVSQGEPDRAEAEEDDEVGLELTLGSGPFSRSHRDEARRVHDPDACTTDLGLAS; this is encoded by the exons ATGAGGATGAGCTGCAACGGTTGTCGGGTGCTGCGAAAGGGGTGCAGCGACGACTGCAGCATCAGGCCCTGCCTGCGGTGGATCAAGAGCCCCGAGTCCCAGGCTAACGCCACCGTCTTCCTCGCCAAGTTCTACGGCCGCGCCGGCCTCATGAATCTCATCAACGCCGGCCCCGACCACCTCCGCCCTG CGATATTCCGGTCTCTTCTGTACGAGGCTTGCGGCCGGATCGTCAATCCGATCTACGGCTCCGTGGGCCTGCTGTTGTCGGGAAGTTGGCAGCTCACCCAGGCTGCGGTGGAGGCGGTGCTCAAGGGCGCCCCCATCGTCCAGATCCCGTCCGAGACGGCGGCATCCACCCCGACCCCGCCGCTCAAGGCCTACGACATCCGGCACATCTCCAAGGACCCCGGAGCCGGCGGCTGCGCTCGTGCGGCCGCCGAGCTACACAAGGTCAACAAGGCTGGCTCCCGGTTCAAGCGCTCCGGCGCCAAGGCCGCCCGTCCGGCCGCCATCCATCCTCTGGAATTCCACGAGTCCACGGGCAGCGACTCGACCGAGCCGGCGGCCGATGCCGGCGTGGGCGGAGGAGGGGACGAAGAGTGCCAGGTGGAGGAGAGCATGTCCTCGGCGGACATCGCGGAGGCGTCGTCCCACGTGAGCCAAGGCGAGCCTGACCGGGCCGAGGCCGAGGAGGACGACGAGGTGGGTCTGGAGCTCACCCTCGGGTCGGGACCGTTCTCCCGGTCGCATCGAGACGAGGCGCGGCGCGTCCACGACCCGGACGCGTGCACGACCGATCTCGGCCTGGCGTCGTAG